One Ignavibacterium album JCM 16511 genomic region harbors:
- a CDS encoding aminotransferase class V-fold PLP-dependent enzyme, with the protein MNVEQFRQKFPFIKNGIIYFNHASTAPVSLAVRERINELLKEKSETKIDDYSFFLKVYEETKFLLSELINAAPDRIAFLDNTSNGLNILATGIKWQSGDRILLNDIEFPANVYPFLNLKRFGVQVDFVKSKNGIVSAEDIISNVKPHTKLISVSFVQFLSGYKIDLEKLGNFCRQNNIIFSVDGIQGIGAMNFDVQKFKIDFLSCGTQKWLFGAQGLAFIYLTEELQQRINPAYIGWLSVEDAWNLLDYKMNLKKSANVFQAGTLNSLGIYIFNTSLKLLKDFGFNRIEDRVNSNTKYLRKKLNEIGINCLIDEADEKYFSGITTFKTEDAEKLFRHLEEEKIVCSLREGFIRLSPHFYNTFEDIDTVIKSIEEFINKRIKYE; encoded by the coding sequence ATGAATGTTGAACAATTCCGGCAAAAATTCCCATTTATTAAAAATGGAATTATCTATTTCAATCATGCTTCAACTGCACCTGTATCTTTGGCTGTTAGAGAAAGAATTAATGAACTGTTGAAAGAGAAATCAGAAACTAAGATTGATGATTATTCTTTTTTCCTGAAAGTTTATGAGGAAACAAAATTTCTTTTGAGTGAACTTATTAATGCCGCTCCGGACAGAATTGCCTTTTTGGATAACACAAGTAACGGATTAAATATTCTTGCAACAGGAATTAAATGGCAAAGCGGAGACAGAATTTTATTAAATGATATTGAATTTCCAGCTAATGTTTATCCTTTTCTTAATCTTAAAAGATTTGGTGTTCAGGTTGATTTTGTGAAATCAAAAAATGGAATTGTCTCTGCTGAAGATATTATTTCAAATGTAAAACCACATACAAAATTAATCTCTGTTAGTTTCGTTCAGTTTTTATCAGGATATAAAATTGATCTTGAAAAGCTTGGAAACTTTTGCAGGCAGAATAATATAATTTTTTCTGTCGATGGTATTCAGGGAATTGGTGCAATGAATTTTGATGTTCAGAAATTCAAAATAGATTTTCTTTCCTGCGGAACACAAAAATGGTTGTTTGGTGCCCAGGGACTTGCTTTTATTTATTTGACAGAAGAATTACAGCAAAGAATTAATCCGGCTTATATCGGCTGGCTTTCAGTTGAAGATGCCTGGAATTTACTTGATTACAAAATGAACTTGAAAAAATCTGCTAATGTCTTTCAGGCAGGAACACTTAATTCACTTGGCATCTATATCTTTAACACATCGCTTAAATTACTAAAAGATTTTGGTTTTAACAGAATTGAGGATAGAGTAAATTCAAATACAAAGTACCTTCGCAAGAAATTAAATGAGATTGGAATAAATTGTCTTATTGATGAAGCTGATGAAAAGTATTTTTCGGGAATTACAACATTCAAAACTGAAGATGCAGAAAAATTATTCAGACATCTTGAGGAAGAAAAAATTGTTTGTTCTTTACGCGAAGGTTTTATAAGATTATCTCCACATTTTTATAATACATTTGAAGATATTGATACTGTAATAAAATCAATAGAGGAATTCATAAATAAAAGGATTAAATATGAATAA
- a CDS encoding DUF2911 domain-containing protein: MNKTLFALILSLISFATLAQNKEEKVRVSPKAEVMQVVGFTEVRIIYSRPGVKGREIWGGLVPYNQVWRAGANEATKFIFSTDVVIEGKPLKAGSYSFFAIPGKNEWTLIFNKVADQWGAFEYNEAQDALRIKVKPEKSSVFQEWLTYSITRTSDYSAVITLEWEKLKIPFKIEVK; encoded by the coding sequence ATGAATAAAACATTGTTTGCTTTGATTCTTTCACTTATTTCTTTTGCAACTTTAGCACAAAATAAAGAAGAGAAAGTTAGAGTAAGTCCAAAAGCAGAAGTAATGCAGGTAGTCGGCTTTACGGAAGTCAGAATAATTTATAGCCGTCCTGGAGTTAAAGGAAGAGAAATCTGGGGAGGATTAGTTCCTTACAATCAGGTTTGGCGTGCAGGTGCAAACGAAGCGACAAAATTTATTTTCAGCACTGATGTAGTAATTGAAGGTAAACCTTTGAAAGCTGGTTCTTATAGTTTCTTTGCCATTCCGGGAAAGAACGAATGGACATTAATTTTTAACAAAGTTGCTGATCAGTGGGGAGCTTTTGAATATAACGAAGCACAGGATGCTCTGCGTATTAAAGTTAAACCGGAAAAAAGTTCTGTTTTTCAGGAATGGCTTACATATTCTATAACCAGAACTTCTGATTATTCTGCGGTTATAACATTAGAATGGGAAAAATTGAAAATTCCTTTTAAGATCGAAGTTAAATAA
- the amrS gene encoding AmmeMemoRadiSam system radical SAM enzyme: MKTSGLKEAKWWKPTDKGKILCTLCPRYCEIGDGQPGFCYIRQNIGGKLYSIGYGRPTGFAIDPVEKKPLDHFLPGTSILSFGTAGCNLGCKFCQNWSISKAKLDETYSVEASPEDVVALAKKHNTPSIAYTYNDPTIFGEYVIDISKLARQEGIKNVMVTAGYIDKQARKEIYQYIDAANVDLKGFTERFYFKNTLSHLDYVLDTIYWLKHETNVWIELTTLLIPGENDSEDEIKQECEWILKNLGEDVPLHFTAFHPDFKMRDKSPTPHSTLLKAKRIAETEGIKYCYVGNVLDAKNQSTFCPNCNSLMIERNWHNIKFHNFEKGKCTKCGTQIPGVFN; the protein is encoded by the coding sequence ATGAAAACATCAGGACTTAAAGAAGCAAAGTGGTGGAAGCCAACTGATAAAGGTAAAATCCTTTGCACACTTTGTCCGAGATATTGTGAAATTGGTGATGGACAACCTGGCTTCTGCTACATAAGACAAAACATTGGCGGGAAACTTTACTCAATCGGCTACGGAAGACCAACAGGATTTGCAATTGATCCGGTTGAAAAAAAACCACTTGATCATTTTCTTCCGGGAACATCTATTTTATCCTTTGGAACTGCAGGATGCAATCTCGGTTGTAAGTTTTGTCAGAATTGGTCAATCAGCAAAGCAAAACTCGACGAAACTTATTCTGTCGAAGCTTCTCCTGAAGATGTTGTTGCATTGGCAAAAAAACATAACACTCCTTCAATAGCTTATACTTATAACGATCCGACTATTTTCGGAGAATATGTAATTGACATCTCCAAACTTGCTCGTCAAGAAGGGATTAAAAATGTAATGGTAACAGCCGGTTATATTGATAAGCAAGCGCGTAAAGAAATTTATCAATATATTGATGCTGCCAATGTTGACCTCAAAGGATTTACTGAAAGATTTTATTTCAAAAATACTTTATCCCATCTTGATTATGTGCTAGATACAATTTACTGGTTAAAACATGAAACCAATGTCTGGATTGAACTGACAACTCTTTTAATTCCCGGCGAGAATGACTCTGAAGATGAAATAAAACAAGAGTGCGAATGGATACTGAAAAATCTTGGTGAAGATGTTCCTTTACATTTTACTGCATTTCATCCTGATTTTAAGATGAGAGATAAATCACCAACTCCGCATTCAACTTTATTAAAAGCAAAGCGAATTGCAGAAACTGAAGGTATTAAATATTGCTATGTTGGGAATGTACTCGATGCGAAGAATCAATCAACATTCTGCCCGAATTGTAATTCACTTATGATTGAAAGAAACTGGCATAACATAAAATTTCATAACTTTGAAAAAGGAAAATGTACTAAGTGCGGTACACAAATTCCCGGAGTATTTAATTAA
- the pyk gene encoding pyruvate kinase, giving the protein MPEAVEHIAKTKILATLGPATATVEQIKNLIYAGVDGIRLNFSHGDFNFFEEIFRNIYLACVEEKTPLAVLIDLQGPKIRIGELEEPEIPVKENDTIEITTEKVIGTKEKISTTYKYLPRDAEVGNLILIDDGLIRLSIIEKTENSVICKVLNNGTLKSRKGMNLPGMNLSTPSITEKDYENLEFALKHRVDFIALSFVRSAEDVIELKNWLLMKGKEIPVIAKIEKKEAVEQIDEILKIADGIMIARGDLGVELQPQEVPVLQKSIIRKCNCAGKMVITATQMLESMINSPIPTRAEASDVANAVWDGTDVVMLSGETSVGKFPVRTVQIMNDILKKAEENSFVKKDIDFLIPESLQEKLFDSVGRAVVSISHQTNAQAIVVFTEKGRTARLISKYRPKAKIIAVSNNFETMNNLSLHWGVIPIFSEKIDKEHIAIEEAKSSILNSGLAKAGELLIFTAGAPYSEKSRTNWIRFEVM; this is encoded by the coding sequence ATGCCCGAAGCAGTTGAACATATTGCAAAAACAAAAATACTTGCTACGCTTGGACCAGCAACAGCAACAGTCGAACAAATTAAAAATCTTATTTATGCTGGCGTCGATGGAATAAGATTAAATTTTTCTCACGGCGATTTTAATTTCTTCGAAGAAATTTTCAGGAACATTTATCTTGCCTGTGTAGAAGAAAAAACTCCACTTGCTGTTCTGATTGATTTGCAAGGACCAAAAATCCGGATTGGTGAACTTGAAGAACCAGAAATTCCGGTAAAAGAAAATGACACAATAGAAATCACAACTGAAAAAGTTATTGGAACAAAAGAAAAGATTTCCACGACTTATAAATACCTTCCAAGAGATGCTGAAGTTGGTAATCTTATTTTGATTGATGATGGTTTGATTCGTCTTTCAATAATTGAAAAAACTGAGAATTCTGTTATTTGTAAAGTTCTGAACAACGGAACCTTGAAATCAAGAAAAGGGATGAATCTGCCTGGAATGAATCTAAGCACTCCTTCAATCACAGAAAAGGATTATGAAAATCTTGAGTTCGCACTTAAACACAGAGTTGATTTTATCGCTCTGTCATTTGTTCGTAGTGCCGAAGATGTAATTGAATTAAAGAACTGGCTTTTAATGAAAGGGAAAGAAATTCCCGTAATTGCAAAAATTGAAAAGAAAGAAGCCGTTGAACAAATTGATGAGATACTAAAAATAGCAGATGGAATTATGATTGCCCGAGGTGATTTGGGTGTTGAGCTTCAACCTCAGGAAGTTCCTGTTTTGCAAAAATCAATTATCAGAAAATGTAATTGTGCAGGAAAGATGGTAATTACTGCAACGCAAATGCTCGAATCAATGATAAACTCACCAATTCCAACAAGAGCAGAAGCATCTGATGTTGCAAATGCTGTTTGGGATGGAACTGATGTTGTGATGCTTAGTGGCGAAACTTCTGTTGGAAAATTTCCTGTAAGAACTGTACAGATAATGAATGACATTCTGAAAAAAGCGGAAGAAAATTCTTTTGTAAAAAAGGATATTGATTTTCTTATACCAGAATCACTTCAGGAAAAATTATTTGATTCTGTAGGAAGAGCAGTTGTTTCAATCAGTCATCAGACAAATGCACAGGCAATTGTGGTGTTTACAGAAAAAGGTAGAACAGCAAGATTGATTTCGAAATACAGACCTAAAGCAAAAATCATAGCTGTTTCAAACAACTTTGAAACAATGAATAATCTTTCATTGCACTGGGGAGTAATCCCTATATTCTCAGAAAAGATTGACAAAGAACATATTGCAATTGAAGAAGCTAAGTCTTCAATACTAAATTCAGGACTTGCAAAAGCAGGTGAACTTCTTATTTTTACAGCCGGAGCTCCTTATTCAGAAAAAAGCAGAACAAATTGGATAAGATTTGAGGTGATGTAG
- a CDS encoding phosphomannomutase/phosphoglucomutase, whose translation MERLESFKAYDIRGKVPSELNSELAYKIGRAFTKLVDAKKIVIGHDVRKSSKELSNALADGLMDSGVDVIDIGLCGTEMIYFATPFLDTDGGIMITASHNPPEYNGMKFVKRDSVPVGYDSGLDEVEKMILKNSFDPPAEKKGTLNKVDVMNEFISNLRKFYDPAKIKPFKVVANAGNGCAGLAVNEIEPLLPVKLIKVFNEPDSNFPNGIPNPLLPENRQATIDAVLNNKADLGVAWDGDYDRCFFFDEKGNFIEGYYIVGLLAKSILLKHPGERIVHDPRLVWNTLDIVKKYGGVAVQSKSGHAFIKQKMREVNAIYGGEMSAHHYFRDNAYSDSGMIPFLLILQLMSEENKKLSELVEEMIAAYPCSGEINSTIENPKAKLEEIEKLFSDGKIDKTDGLSVEYPDWRFNLRMSNTEPIIRLNVESRGNHKLMEEKTKELLELIRK comes from the coding sequence ATGGAAAGATTAGAAAGTTTTAAAGCTTATGATATTCGAGGCAAAGTTCCTTCAGAACTAAACTCAGAGCTTGCTTATAAAATCGGAAGAGCCTTTACCAAACTTGTTGATGCAAAAAAAATTGTAATTGGTCACGATGTCAGAAAATCTTCCAAAGAACTGAGCAATGCTCTTGCAGATGGTTTAATGGACAGCGGAGTTGATGTAATTGATATCGGGCTTTGCGGCACGGAAATGATTTATTTCGCAACACCCTTTCTTGATACTGATGGCGGAATAATGATTACAGCAAGCCATAATCCTCCTGAATATAATGGAATGAAATTCGTTAAACGCGATTCTGTTCCTGTAGGATATGATTCAGGGTTAGATGAAGTTGAGAAAATGATACTGAAAAATTCCTTTGATCCACCGGCAGAAAAAAAAGGAACACTAAACAAAGTAGATGTAATGAATGAATTCATCAGCAATCTCAGAAAGTTTTATGATCCTGCTAAGATTAAACCATTTAAAGTTGTTGCCAATGCAGGAAACGGATGTGCAGGTCTTGCAGTAAATGAAATTGAACCACTGCTGCCAGTAAAACTGATCAAAGTTTTTAACGAACCTGATTCCAATTTTCCTAATGGTATTCCGAATCCGTTGTTGCCAGAAAATCGTCAGGCAACTATTGATGCTGTTCTGAACAACAAAGCCGACCTTGGTGTTGCCTGGGACGGAGACTACGATCGTTGTTTTTTCTTCGATGAAAAAGGGAACTTTATTGAAGGTTATTACATTGTTGGCTTACTTGCAAAATCAATACTTCTGAAACATCCGGGCGAAAGGATTGTTCACGATCCAAGATTGGTTTGGAATACTTTGGATATTGTAAAAAAATACGGCGGAGTTGCAGTTCAATCGAAAAGCGGACACGCATTTATCAAACAAAAGATGAGAGAGGTTAATGCAATTTATGGTGGAGAAATGTCTGCTCATCATTATTTCCGTGACAATGCATATTCTGACAGCGGAATGATTCCGTTTTTACTTATCCTGCAATTAATGTCTGAAGAAAACAAAAAGCTAAGTGAACTTGTTGAAGAAATGATTGCAGCTTATCCTTGTTCTGGTGAAATAAATTCAACAATTGAAAATCCTAAAGCAAAATTAGAAGAGATTGAAAAACTTTTTTCCGATGGAAAGATTGATAAGACTGATGGTTTAAGTGTTGAATATCCTGATTGGCGATTTAATTTAAGAATGTCCAACACAGAACCAATAATCAGACTAAATGTTGAATCAAGAGGCAATCATAAACTGATGGAAGAAAAAACTAAAGAATTACTTGAGTTAATAAGGAAATAG
- a CDS encoding Lon protease family protein, protein MANHKAPAHRELKPEELRWKCNPEIFEFESTEDLEPIEGILGQERALKAIRLGVDLRSPGYNIYIAGLSGSGKATTVKKMLEKITAKCPELHDYAYVNNFKDPDQPMLLKFPKGRAKEFRQELQSAIEILKQRIPLALESDLYLTRKKNLIDEYNQKEQELMNSFDRELRKKGFSLGQIKVGEVIRPDILPLIDGNPVPIFQIEELVTQNKISKEQAQEIFRQYQDNQQDLQMLFKKGLKISQEFQEKLQQLERDSAEIIVKGIFEGLKEKYGSNSVLNFLNQVEENILSNIQIFKGVKPLGETTQQGVEIDYFSDYDVNIILDNSETTECPVIIETNPTFVNLFGTIERVSDGHGGWYSDYTNIKAGSLLKANGGYLVLNVIHLFEEPGVWKTLKRVLTYNKLEIQESPFLFSLSSTSLKPQPIDIDTKVILIGSQIIYSYLSEREYDFKKMFKVKADFDYEINRTDHNIQDYAKVIKKLIKEENLLEFDKSAIAYLMEISAIFAGRQDKLSTRFSRIADVMREASFWAKDDGQNIVSDFHVQKAFRMAKDRHGMLESKITEMYKDNLILIDTQGERVGQINGLAVYDADFYSFGRPTRITATVSLGSGAIINVEREAGMSGRHYNKGVLIISGYFRETFGQDMPLSFNANLVFEQSYGMVEGDSASCTEIFALLSVLSNLPLKQSIAVTGSLNQKGDVQPIGGVNEKIEGFFDICKLQGLTGTQGVIFPVQNIRDLMLKEEVIEAVKKGIFHLYPISRVEEGIEILTGVKAGKKTAKGYEPGSVFYLVEKRIRELYEKSRQVRTQNNNQQKKKSKK, encoded by the coding sequence ATGGCAAATCATAAAGCTCCTGCTCACAGAGAATTAAAGCCAGAAGAATTAAGATGGAAATGCAATCCTGAAATTTTTGAATTCGAATCAACAGAAGATCTTGAGCCAATTGAAGGAATACTTGGTCAGGAAAGAGCTTTGAAAGCAATCCGGCTTGGAGTTGATTTAAGAAGTCCTGGTTACAATATCTATATTGCAGGTCTTTCCGGTTCCGGAAAAGCAACAACAGTAAAGAAAATGTTAGAGAAGATTACTGCAAAATGTCCTGAGCTTCATGATTATGCTTATGTAAATAACTTTAAAGATCCTGATCAACCAATGCTCTTAAAGTTTCCAAAAGGCAGGGCAAAAGAGTTTCGTCAGGAATTACAATCAGCTATAGAAATTCTTAAACAAAGAATTCCGCTGGCACTCGAAAGCGATTTATATCTTACCCGAAAGAAAAACCTTATTGATGAGTACAATCAAAAAGAACAGGAGTTGATGAACTCATTCGATAGAGAATTACGAAAGAAAGGATTCTCGCTTGGACAAATTAAAGTTGGTGAAGTAATAAGACCTGATATTCTTCCGCTGATTGATGGAAATCCGGTTCCGATATTTCAGATTGAAGAGCTGGTAACACAGAATAAAATTTCAAAAGAACAGGCACAGGAAATTTTCAGGCAGTATCAGGATAATCAGCAAGACCTTCAAATGCTGTTCAAGAAAGGATTAAAGATAAGTCAGGAATTTCAGGAAAAACTTCAGCAGCTTGAACGAGATAGTGCTGAAATAATTGTCAAAGGAATTTTTGAAGGACTTAAAGAAAAGTATGGTTCAAATTCTGTTCTGAATTTTCTTAATCAGGTTGAAGAAAACATTCTTAGTAACATTCAGATTTTCAAAGGCGTCAAACCACTCGGAGAAACAACTCAGCAAGGAGTTGAGATAGACTATTTCAGTGACTATGATGTAAACATCATACTTGACAACAGCGAGACAACTGAATGTCCTGTAATAATTGAAACTAATCCAACCTTTGTGAACCTCTTCGGAACAATTGAACGCGTTAGCGATGGACACGGAGGTTGGTACAGCGATTATACAAATATTAAAGCCGGCTCATTACTTAAAGCAAATGGTGGTTATCTGGTTTTGAATGTTATTCATCTGTTTGAAGAACCGGGAGTTTGGAAGACTCTGAAGAGAGTTCTTACTTATAACAAATTGGAAATTCAGGAGTCACCATTTCTGTTTTCACTTTCATCAACATCATTAAAACCTCAACCCATTGATATTGACACAAAAGTAATTTTAATCGGCAGTCAGATTATCTATTCATATCTGAGTGAACGGGAATACGATTTCAAAAAAATGTTTAAAGTAAAAGCTGATTTTGATTATGAGATTAACAGAACCGATCACAACATTCAGGATTATGCAAAAGTAATAAAGAAGCTTATAAAAGAAGAAAATCTTCTTGAGTTCGATAAATCTGCAATTGCATATCTGATGGAAATAAGTGCAATCTTTGCCGGAAGGCAGGATAAATTGAGTACAAGATTTTCACGAATTGCAGATGTAATGCGCGAAGCAAGCTTTTGGGCAAAAGATGACGGACAAAATATTGTTTCTGATTTTCATGTTCAGAAAGCTTTTCGTATGGCAAAAGACAGACACGGAATGCTTGAATCAAAAATCACTGAAATGTATAAAGACAATCTGATTTTAATTGATACCCAAGGTGAACGAGTAGGACAAATAAATGGACTCGCAGTTTATGATGCAGACTTTTACTCTTTCGGAAGACCAACGAGAATTACTGCAACTGTTTCACTCGGAAGTGGTGCGATAATTAATGTTGAACGAGAAGCGGGAATGAGCGGAAGACATTATAACAAAGGTGTTTTGATTATATCCGGCTATTTCCGCGAAACATTCGGACAGGATATGCCTTTATCATTCAATGCTAATCTTGTGTTTGAACAATCATACGGAATGGTTGAAGGAGACAGTGCATCCTGTACAGAAATTTTCGCACTGCTCTCAGTGCTTTCGAACTTACCGCTTAAGCAATCAATTGCTGTAACAGGTTCGTTAAATCAAAAAGGAGATGTGCAACCAATCGGTGGTGTGAATGAAAAGATAGAAGGATTTTTTGATATCTGTAAATTGCAAGGTTTAACAGGAACTCAAGGTGTTATCTTTCCGGTTCAAAACATTAGAGATTTGATGCTAAAGGAAGAAGTAATTGAAGCAGTAAAGAAAGGTATATTTCATCTTTATCCGATTTCAAGAGTAGAAGAAGGAATTGAAATTCTTACTGGTGTTAAAGCAGGAAAGAAAACAGCCAAAGGCTATGAACCCGGTTCAGTTTTTTATCTTGTAGAAAAGCGAATAAGAGAACTTTACGAGAAATCAAGACAGGTTCGAACTCAGAATAACAATCAACAAAAAAAGAAAAGTAAGAAATAA
- the rpmB gene encoding 50S ribosomal protein L28, translating to MSRRCQVTGKGPVYGSSISHAHNKTNRRFLPNLQKKRIWVQELNRFVTLRLSTSAIKTINKKGTAHIAKLVKENKIKVR from the coding sequence ATGTCGAGAAGATGTCAGGTAACAGGGAAAGGACCTGTTTACGGAAGCAGTATTTCGCATGCTCACAACAAGACAAACAGAAGATTTTTACCAAATCTGCAGAAAAAAAGAATTTGGGTTCAGGAGCTTAATCGTTTTGTAACCTTAAGACTTTCTACCAGTGCGATTAAAACCATTAATAAAAAAGGTACAGCACACATTGCAAAACTAGTTAAGGAAAATAAGATTAAGGTTAGGTAG
- a CDS encoding SDR family NAD(P)-dependent oxidoreductase, with the protein MQNLEGKIVLITGASSGIGQSCAIKFAELNANLIITARRKDRIENLADVLFKRNKIKVLPVKLDVRNFEDVKKFYETLPSEWKKIDILVNNAGLARGFDKFYDGKIEDWNEMIDTNIKGLLYVSKVVVPQMVERETGHIINIGSTAGHEPYPMGNVYVATKFAVKALSQSFRLDVLEKGIKVTSIDPGMVQTEFSKVRFRGDEDRASKVYDGLQPLTPDDVADAVIFAATRPKHVNINQIILTPLAQASSNFVYRKK; encoded by the coding sequence ATGCAAAATCTTGAAGGGAAAATTGTTTTAATTACTGGTGCTTCATCGGGCATAGGCCAATCCTGTGCAATAAAATTCGCAGAGCTGAATGCTAATCTTATAATTACTGCCAGAAGAAAAGACAGGATTGAAAATCTTGCGGATGTTTTATTCAAAAGAAATAAAATAAAAGTACTACCTGTAAAACTTGATGTACGAAATTTTGAAGATGTAAAAAAATTTTATGAAACACTTCCCTCAGAATGGAAAAAGATAGACATACTGGTTAACAACGCTGGTCTTGCTAGAGGTTTTGATAAATTTTATGACGGTAAAATTGAAGATTGGAATGAAATGATTGACACAAATATTAAAGGACTGCTGTATGTTTCGAAAGTTGTTGTTCCTCAAATGGTCGAAAGGGAAACAGGTCATATCATAAACATTGGTTCGACTGCAGGACACGAACCTTATCCAATGGGAAATGTTTATGTTGCAACAAAGTTTGCTGTGAAAGCATTAAGCCAATCATTCAGACTTGATGTTCTGGAGAAAGGCATAAAAGTAACTAGCATTGATCCGGGAATGGTTCAAACAGAATTCAGCAAAGTTAGATTCCGAGGCGATGAAGACAGAGCCAGTAAAGTTTACGATGGACTTCAACCATTAACTCCTGATGATGTTGCCGACGCAGTAATTTTTGCTGCAACAAGACCAAAGCATGTAAATATAAATCAGATTATACTTACGCCTTTGGCTCAGGCATCATCAAATTTTGTTTACAGAAAAAAGTAG
- a CDS encoding L-threonylcarbamoyladenylate synthase: MEFYELHPVNPQIRFINKAIDVLHNGGIVIFPTDTYYGIGCDLYNKEGIEKLLAIKNETNTKLFSFIFSDFKDISKYAKVSDYAFKIMKKLLPGPYTFILPAAKEVPKKLWSKRKTVGIRMPEHNVCKLLVAGLANPIVSTSTTNRLGDPIVDPNEIKNVFNSQVDLMLASSNLIAEPSTVIDLSGDEPVIVREGAGDISIFQ; encoded by the coding sequence ATGGAATTCTATGAATTACATCCTGTTAATCCCCAAATCAGATTTATAAATAAAGCTATTGATGTACTTCATAATGGTGGAATAGTAATTTTCCCGACGGATACATATTACGGAATTGGTTGTGATCTTTATAATAAAGAAGGTATTGAAAAATTACTTGCAATAAAGAATGAAACAAATACTAAGCTTTTCAGCTTTATTTTTTCTGATTTTAAGGATATAAGTAAATATGCTAAAGTTTCAGATTATGCTTTTAAGATTATGAAAAAACTTTTGCCAGGTCCTTATACTTTTATTCTGCCGGCAGCTAAAGAAGTTCCTAAAAAACTTTGGAGTAAAAGAAAAACTGTTGGTATCAGAATGCCTGAACATAATGTTTGTAAGTTACTGGTTGCAGGACTTGCTAATCCGATTGTTAGCACAAGTACGACAAACAGATTAGGTGATCCCATAGTTGATCCGAACGAAATCAAAAATGTATTTAATTCTCAGGTAGATTTAATGCTGGCATCAAGCAATCTGATTGCAGAACCTTCAACTGTAATTGATTTGAGCGGAGATGAGCCAGTTATAGTAAGAGAAGGTGCCGGCGATATTAGTATTTTCCAATAA